The Limimonas halophila genome includes a region encoding these proteins:
- a CDS encoding MFS transporter has protein sequence MTPATRLTAAGFLATAVAFGPARMGFGLFLPGFRDAFALSTSTAGLIASGGFLAFLVALLLSAWMGRRFGERVSVVSGALAAAVGFAAVAVAGTPTLLAVGIALAGSSAGLCWAPFNDAAERVVPEHARPTALSVVSTGTTFGVAAAAGLALAVTQGVLDWRVAWAGFALGGLVLAGVAWAGLPSTRYPKSTPTAVKEIVHAALPANLAPAPTPETAAASARLAQRAAIPLYATALCFGMTNAIFLSFAADRVASVGGLPGLANAGASPVIFLGYAAFGVLGLATGRIEARSGLAPLFCFIFGAATLSLVLIALAPTSWIGVIAASGLHGAAIMMVSAVFSFWSVRLFPGLSTLGFTAALLSMAVGSVVGPVLAGLLAAAEGPVVMFLVAAIPPLATALWFGAKLRMPRPRLPAADEQT, from the coding sequence ATGACCCCAGCGACCCGGCTGACCGCCGCCGGCTTCCTTGCCACCGCTGTCGCGTTCGGCCCCGCGCGCATGGGCTTCGGCCTCTTCCTGCCGGGCTTCCGGGACGCGTTCGCGCTCTCGACCTCGACCGCCGGCCTGATCGCGAGCGGCGGCTTCCTGGCGTTCCTCGTGGCGCTTCTCCTGAGTGCCTGGATGGGCCGGCGCTTCGGTGAGCGCGTCTCGGTCGTCTCCGGTGCCCTGGCGGCGGCCGTGGGGTTCGCGGCGGTTGCGGTTGCCGGGACACCCACGCTCCTCGCCGTGGGGATCGCGCTTGCCGGCAGCAGCGCGGGTCTGTGCTGGGCGCCGTTCAACGACGCGGCCGAGCGTGTCGTGCCCGAGCACGCCCGGCCCACCGCGCTGTCCGTGGTCTCGACCGGGACCACCTTCGGCGTCGCGGCGGCGGCGGGATTGGCCCTGGCCGTGACGCAGGGGGTGCTGGACTGGCGCGTGGCCTGGGCCGGCTTCGCGCTCGGCGGGCTCGTGCTGGCCGGCGTCGCGTGGGCCGGGCTGCCGTCGACCCGGTACCCGAAATCGACCCCCACGGCGGTCAAGGAGATCGTGCACGCGGCCCTGCCGGCCAACTTGGCGCCGGCGCCCACGCCCGAGACGGCGGCCGCCAGCGCCCGTCTCGCCCAGCGCGCCGCCATTCCGCTTTATGCCACGGCGCTGTGTTTCGGCATGACCAACGCGATCTTCCTGTCGTTCGCGGCCGACCGCGTGGCGAGCGTCGGCGGCTTGCCGGGCCTCGCGAACGCGGGGGCATCGCCCGTGATCTTTCTCGGCTATGCCGCGTTCGGCGTTCTCGGCCTCGCGACGGGCCGGATCGAGGCCCGAAGCGGCCTGGCGCCGCTGTTTTGCTTCATCTTCGGCGCGGCGACGCTTTCGCTTGTGCTGATCGCGCTCGCGCCGACGTCGTGGATCGGGGTGATCGCCGCGTCGGGGCTGCACGGCGCGGCCATCATGATGGTGAGCGCGGTCTTCTCGTTCTGGAGCGTGCGGTTGTTTCCGGGGCTGAGCACGCTCGGCTTCACGGCCGCCTTGCTCAGCATGGCCGTCGGCAGCGTGGTGGGGCCGGTGCTGGCGGGGCTCCTGGCCGCGGCCGAGGGGCCGGTGGTCATGTTCCTCGTCGCCGCGATTCCGCCGCTCGCCACGGCGCTGTGGTTCGGCGCCAAACTGCGCATGCCGCGCCCGCGGTTGCCCGCGGCGGATGAGCAGACCTAG
- a CDS encoding TetR/AcrR family transcriptional regulator produces the protein MPEAPTKTEHAGPGRPRAFDEAEALRAALTVFWEQGYEATSVDTLIRAMGISRSSFYGCFGSKHGAMLAALRRYADDSLDRLAEVAAAERTPRAAVRAMIHAMVTTKDAHRGCLLVNCISELAARDAEITELIQRHIARVERLLAETIAEADADGAADRARALVSLTLGAITLRKAGLPPEQVDAALNRAEPLLPTA, from the coding sequence ATGCCCGAAGCACCCACCAAGACCGAGCACGCCGGTCCCGGCCGGCCGCGCGCCTTCGACGAGGCCGAGGCGCTGCGCGCCGCGCTGACGGTGTTCTGGGAGCAGGGCTACGAAGCCACCTCGGTGGACACGCTGATCCGGGCCATGGGGATCAGCCGGTCCAGCTTCTACGGCTGCTTCGGCTCCAAGCACGGGGCGATGCTGGCGGCGCTGCGCCGCTATGCCGACGACAGCCTCGACCGGCTGGCCGAGGTGGCGGCGGCGGAACGCACGCCGCGCGCGGCCGTGCGCGCCATGATCCACGCCATGGTGACGACGAAGGACGCCCACCGCGGCTGCCTGCTGGTCAACTGCATCAGCGAGCTGGCCGCCCGCGACGCCGAGATCACCGAGTTGATCCAGCGCCACATCGCCCGTGTCGAGCGCCTGCTGGCGGAGACGATCGCGGAGGCCGACGCCGACGGCGCGGCCGACCGGGCGCGGGCGTTGGTGTCGCTGACGCTGGGGGCGATCACGCTGCGCAAGGCGGGCCTGCCGCCCGAGCAGGTCGACGCCGCGCTGAACCGCGCCGAGCCGCTGCTTCCCACAGCCTGA
- a CDS encoding alkene reductase, producing the protein MTTPKLFTPIQVGDLELPHRVVMAPLTRNRARASDDAPHALHAEYYAQRASAGLIITEATQITPEGKGYAWTPGIHSESQLDGWRAVTEAVHARGGRIFLQLWHVGRISHTSLQPNGQAPVGPSAEAADAHTFDGTGFVKTSTPRALETDEIPRVLDDYRRAARNAKDVGFDGVEVHAANGYLLDQFLRDGANHRTDAYGGSPENRVRILREVLAAVSEVWSPGRVGVRFSPFSTFNGIHDSDPMTTFGHAIEAANEAGLGYLHMVEGQIGESRENPEGCDVNALRRRFDGPYMANNGFGRADAIEAVETGHADLIAFGKPYIANPDLPERLELNAELNTPDPNTFYGGGAEGYTDYPTLAESRAA; encoded by the coding sequence ATGACCACGCCCAAACTCTTCACGCCCATCCAGGTCGGCGACCTGGAGCTGCCCCACCGCGTCGTCATGGCGCCGCTGACGCGCAACCGCGCGCGGGCCAGCGACGATGCGCCGCACGCGCTGCACGCCGAATACTACGCCCAGCGCGCCTCGGCGGGGCTGATCATCACCGAAGCGACGCAGATCACGCCCGAGGGCAAGGGCTACGCCTGGACGCCCGGCATCCACAGCGAGAGCCAGCTCGACGGCTGGCGCGCCGTGACCGAGGCCGTGCACGCGCGCGGCGGGCGCATCTTCCTGCAGCTCTGGCACGTCGGGCGCATCTCCCACACCTCGCTGCAGCCGAACGGGCAGGCCCCGGTCGGGCCCTCGGCCGAGGCGGCGGACGCCCACACCTTCGACGGCACCGGCTTCGTCAAGACCTCCACGCCGCGCGCGCTGGAGACGGACGAGATCCCGCGCGTCCTCGACGACTACCGCCGCGCCGCGCGGAACGCGAAGGACGTCGGCTTCGACGGGGTCGAGGTGCACGCCGCCAACGGCTACCTGCTGGACCAGTTCCTGCGCGACGGCGCCAATCACCGCACCGACGCCTACGGCGGCTCGCCCGAGAACCGCGTGCGCATCCTGCGCGAGGTGCTGGCGGCCGTGAGCGAGGTGTGGTCGCCGGGCCGCGTGGGCGTGCGCTTCAGCCCCTTCTCCACCTTCAACGGCATCCACGACAGCGATCCCATGACCACCTTCGGCCACGCCATTGAGGCGGCCAACGAGGCCGGGCTGGGCTACCTGCACATGGTCGAGGGCCAGATCGGGGAAAGCCGCGAGAACCCCGAGGGCTGCGACGTGAACGCGCTCCGCCGCCGCTTCGACGGCCCCTACATGGCGAACAACGGCTTCGGGCGCGCGGACGCGATCGAGGCGGTGGAGACCGGCCACGCCGACCTCATCGCCTTCGGCAAGCCCTACATCGCCAACCCGGACCTGCCGGAGCGGTTGGAGCTGAACGCCGAGCTCAACACGCCCGATCCGAACACCTTCTACGGCGGCGGCGCCGAGGGCTATACCGACTACCCGACGCTCGCGGAGTCGCGCGCGGCGTGA